CATTTATACTGCATTGCTACCCTATTTTTAAAGCATGTAGAAAAATATGTGATGCTGTGACCCGGTGTCAGAGCTGGGTTTATATTTGGCTGCTGGTGTTGACTTACTGTTGACATTATATGGATGAAGAATCTCCCACTTGGGTTAAactgtataattaatctgttacaAAGAACTAAGCATGAAGGTCAATGCAAATTATGCTAATATTAACACAGTAGCAGTCACTGCTACCTCCTTAGATACTGACCTATGTATTGATTGCATGTAGCGAAGAGCTTGTGGCTACAGATGTCATGATAGCCTGACTGTTAAACATATGCAGGACAACTGCTTCAGCATTGCTAAGTAATGTAAGAAACTCGTAGTTTAATGCAGGAAAGATGCTACACTGTTATCATAATGGGTCACCTGAGTACTTTGTGATTAGTTGCTGCTCACAACATGCAGTGATTTTATGAGAGTACCTGCACTTGAATACAATTATGCACATTTGCAGAAAGTAACGGTGCAACAGatacatatattttttgtgtaaagtaccttatttatatttagaaaaaatagTCTTACCTCGTGTTATAAATGTCACACCGAAATATGAAGTGAAGTCTGTTACAAAATGATGTGATTCTATTGTATGTGACAATGTAGCAcaataaatacttttggcaattaTTACAATGTTTTTTCAGTTATTGAGCAATTGTtatcgatttttttttttagatgtacaaaTGGCTTTtatactgtgttttttttattgagacctaaaataatttatcaaacaTTTTGGTAAAATTCTCACAACAATAACTGAGAGAAtagtatgtttttattatgaATATTTGTGGAAACCTACAGCTTCTCTGTAAAAAGCTGACAAGCTTTTTCTGCACCTAACACAAGTATTAGAAGTGTCTCCTCTTGAGGTTGATTGTGGTTAAAacagtttattattaaatttCTTGCCAATGAAACTTCAACCCCTGAGTTAAAGCAGGATCTAGTAAAATAACAGaatacattaaaacacattttgataaCTGAACAATTAACAAGGAAATGGCTTTcacaatgttttcaaatttctgAGCATGTTTTAACTAAGTATTATCATTTACCAACAACGGTATACATTAGTAAATTGCCTCattaatgtaaaacaaacaacaaaatccCTTTATCAAACCCATCATCACTATACATCTATCGTTCCAGAATAAAATCATGTGTGGAGAGAAGTTATGGTTAAAATTATTTACTAGTACAGCAGAACTACTTGACAATTGACAATTTCTGAATATAAAAATTGCATTTGATCCAAAATTTTCTGTCACTGGATCTTCCTGGGAGATGAAACCAAAGTGTTTTTCCGATAATGACTGTAGTCATTTGTATTTATTAGGAACCATCCTTTGGCAGAGAATCTATTATATTTAACCCACCTTCCTCGATCCATTTCATTATTTCTTGTCACTCTTGATTACTTTCAAGATCCTTGCCAGTGACAGTTTAGAAGGcacacagacataaaaacagaaaaacctaCTAAGAACATTATAAAGTAGCTTATTTTGTGCAAAGACCTTTATGTAATATTACATGTGTTTAGATTAAGACTGTTTTTTATTGAAACAATTTGattgtaattattttatagTATTTTGAGTGATtaatataaaactaaattgagttttgatcatattttattattacataaaaatcAGGTTTCATTTCGAAAAGCTCGTTATTCTTAaagttataaataaaacttcGGTGACCTTTCGTGGTTTAAAATAAGGATTTACTTATTTTGGAGTAATCTTAACATGGATCGTCTAGTGTACGAGTTACCCTGAATGCAGCATGGCTTTAAAGCGCAGCTGTAAAACTCTGTGTTGAAGCGCAACACTATTTCCAAAAATCTCAACGTTTTTGTCAGCAGTTTAGCGGGTAAAAACACTTTGCAGATTGGCACTGATATGGAAAACGCACTCGTGGGCAATGAAGTGAATACATAGGAGCATTTTATTGTCAGTTGTAAAGATGCGGCTCCTTTAAATTACCTGGCTTCTCTTTCTTGTTTCTTATTTGTTAGATAACTTCACATTCTGACCAATCGTGTAGAACATTGAGGCacaaacaggaaatgagaatttatttgttaaatgtaCTTGCGATCAAGCTgtagtttaaatttaaattcacTGCCGTATTTTACTTTGTAATGCAggcctatctttttttttttttatcgtacCATTGTACCGTAACAGTTTTTAGTGCATTGCCTTTGAGTGATTTTTCATAAAGTTGATCTACGCCGCTGGACTATGGAGCTGACGGATGTGGAAAAGTGTTGCTGTGTGGTGAAGGTTTCTGGGACACCAGGAAGGAAACCCGCCAGCTGCAGTGGAGTAATCGTCGACCCTCGGTCTGGTACTGTCGTATGCACCGGCCTCCCGTTTTCCCGGTTTGTCACCGACAGAGAGCTCCTCTCCTCGGACACAGAGATCCTGTTTCCCCGCAGCTTCAGCGACACACTGAAAATCCGCGTCTGCTTTTCAGATTCTAAAAGGAGCAAACCAACCCGGCATCGGGAGGTTTCAGGTGAGCTCCTGATGCTGGTGAACTGTGTGGAGTTCAAACAGGCCTTTTTGGGAGTTTTCCAAGAAGCAGACCAGTGGCGTTTCCATGGCGATGATGAAGATACTGAACTGATCAGAGATGCCCAGTCCCTCAGCTGGTTTGCAGTTCTGAGGGTGTGTTTGGTGGTGGAGAACAGCAAAGATCCAGGACCTATCCCCTGGCAGAGCAGCTCATTTATACCGAAGGGCTGCCCAGTTGTTGCATGTGGCTCTCCTTTTGGCTCTCTCTGCTTAGACCTCTTCCTTAGCACCCTCAGCAGAGGAATCATCAGTAACCTTGCTGGAGAAGACAATGCTGTCATCCTCACAGATGCTCGCTGCCTACCAGGCACAGAGGGTGGAGGGTTGTTTGTGGTGGAAGCCCCAGACAATGTCCATCTCATCGGTCTGATTGTTTCTCCATTTGGCTGGAAGTCAAATGAGTGGATAGGCATCACTTTGGTCTGCTCTGTTCACTTGATCTTCAGGAACATCATCCGTTACACAGGATTCCAAGATCGGCTTTGTGGGGTTTGTCTCCAACCAGGAGAGGCGGACATCCACGTGTCTAACACAGCTCAGGTGTCTGAAGCTGTTAGATACCCCACTGTGTGCTTTGTGGACAGTGGACAGGTCTGGGGCTCAGGGGTTGTGGTCACCACAAAGCTGGTTGCAACTTGCCGGCACGTAGTTAGCGGGAAATCTTCGGTCGCCCTGAAGTTTCATCAAGGGGGCAGGTGTATcatcatttcctgttttattatCTGATAATTTTTTCATACTATCACTCACAAAAAGGGAAGAATTCAAATATGTCCGAGAGTGAGTGACTGCCAATCAGTTATATAATAACACTGTCCAAATAAAGAGAACATAGCAACATCTTCCCATGTAggcacaatgcaaaacaaacaaatagatCTCAGACATCTCAAAAATGTACAGCGTCTTGCAAAAGACTGAATAGCTCTTtaccttttccacatttcttcATATGAGAAGCACAAAcctgaatgtgttttattaaaattttatgtgaatagatcaacacaaagtagtgcatcacagtggagtagaaggaaaatgctaaatggtttttaaagtttttcataaataaaaatctgaaatgtgtggcgtgcttttgtgttcagccccctttagttaatactttgtagaacagcCTTCCGCTACTATAATTTTGAACatttacagattaaaatgttcatttcttTGCAACCTAGCTCAAACTTAGTCAGGCTGGGCAGAGTGCATAATGTGAGCATCAGCCATTCCAACATGTGAATatcttttaatctaaatcatTGTGGCTCTGACTGTCTGTTTAGGattattatcctgctggaagatgagcCCCcgcttggacttcatgatgctgtttccaATGTTTTCGAACAAACCCGTAACAGAACATTTAGCTTTATTCTGAGATGGGGGGGGTACATTTGCTAATtagttggttgcactggtttTTATTCAGGGGTGTTAGATTAATGGGGGCGGACTACATGTTCACtgcacagttttcagattttgttttgtaaaacgtGTCAAAAACCacgtattattttccttccgcTTCACATTTATCAAATTATTTTTGATGgctttttatataaaatctcAATACAATACGTTTAGGTTTGTGactaatttgacaaaatgcaaaatagttcacaaggtgtaaatactttttaaagacACTGTATGATACAGAAACACCAGAGGGAAgatagacatacaggtccttctcaaaatattagcatattgtgataaagttcattattttccataatgtcatgatgaaaattaaacattcatatattttagattcattgcacactaactgaaatatttcaggtcttttattgtcttaatacggatgattttggcatacagctcatgaaaacccaaaattcctatctcacaaaattagcatatttcatccgaccaataaaagaaaagtgtttttaatacaaaaaacgtcaaccttcaaataatcatgtacagttatgcactcaatacttggtcgggaatcctttggcagaaatgactgcttcaatgcggcgtggcatggaggcaatcagcctgtggcactgctgaggtcttatggaggcccaggatgcttcgatagcggcctttagctcatccagagtgttgggtcttgagtctctcaacgttctcttcacaatatcccacagattctctatggggttcaggtcaggagagttggcaggccaattgagcacagtgataccatggtcagtaaaccatttaccagtggttttggcactgtgagcaggagccaggtcgtgctgaaaaatgaaatcttcatctccataaagcttttcagcagatggaagcatgaagtgctccaaaatctcctgatagctagctgcattgaccctgcccttgataaaacacagtggaccaacaccagcagctgacacggcaccccagaccatcactgactgtgggtacttgacactggacttctggcattttggcatttccttctccccagtcttcctccagattctggcaccttgatttccgaatgacatgcagaatttgctttcatccgaaaaaagtactttggaccactgagcaacagtccagtgctgcttctctgtagcccaggtctggggaatgcggcacctgtagcccatttcctgcacacgcctgtgcacggtggctctggatgtttctactccagactcagtccactgcttccgcaggtcccccaaggtctggaatcggcccttctccacaatcttcctcagggtccggtcacctcttctcgttgtgcagcgttttctgccacactttttccttcccacagacttcccactgaggtgccttgatacagcactctgggaacagcctattcgttcagaaatgtctttctgtgtcttaccctcttgcttgagggtgtcaatagtggccttctggacagcagtcaggtcggcagtcttacccatgattggggttttgagtgatgaaccaggctgggagttttaaaggcctcaggaatcttttgcaggtgtttagagttaactcgttgattcagatgattaggttcatagctcgtttagagacccttttaatgatatgctaattttgtgagataggaattttgggttttcatgagctgtatgccaaaatcatccgtattaacacaataaaagacctgaaatatttcagttagtgtgcaataaatctaaaatatatgaatgttaaattttcatcatgacattatggaaaataatgaactttatcacaatatgctaatattttgagaaggacctgtagaacatGATAAAATGCCAGGCAGGATGAATAAAAGGTTTAGATTTATACATAAATTacggatttaaaaaaaaaatgttttgtgattgTTTTCTCCTCACAGAGTCCGTGACGCTGTGGGTGATGTTTTGTTCTCCACTAAAGCATCTTCACCCTATGACCTGGCTTTAATTGAGCTTAGAGTCTCTGTCCCAGAAGCTGTGATCCCTCGAATGTCACAAAATTTTGACCTAGGTATGATTTCAGAGTTAAAATTGGTTGGTTAAAGGAAAAGCAGGGTTTATTTACCTTAATAAAACTGCTGTGAGATTAACGCTCAgctgagttttatttttttacggTTTCAGGTGAAGCCGTGGTTGTAGTGGGGTATGGTGGGTTGGGCCGAGTCTGTGGTCCATCCCTGTCATCCGGTGTCCTCTCCAAAGTCATCTGCTTGAATCGGCAGCCTGTCATGCTCCAGACCACATGTGCAGTACAAGCAGGAGCCAGTGGGGGTGCTGTGGTGCAGAAACATTCAGGAAAGCTGCTTGGTGAGAAGCTgtccttaaaaacaaaaaaacagcatacTCTTGTTGAACACTGGGAGGCGCACGACCACCGCAAGAAAACCTCTCTGTAATGCACATGTGTAGACAAAGCTGGACTATTCTAATCAGTTCTCTCAGTGGTTGCAGTTTTAAGAAAGGGTCACTTATTTGCTCTGTTGCAGGAATCGTATCGAGCAACGCACGAGACCTGGCTGCAAGGGTAACATATCCCCACCTCAACTTCATCATCCCAGTGCTTGTTTTCCAAAGACTGCTGCAGGAGTTTCACCAGACAAGAAATGTCAATGTGTTCAGCGTGCTGAACACAACAGAAAAGGATGTCAGACGGGTGTGGAGGCTGCAAGGCGCGCAAAGCAAACTCTGACCTGCAATTCATCCCCGTTGAGACGTGAAGAATTCTACTTAAATTATTTTGGACAGACACTGAATTAAATATGCGGGCATTATTCCTACTAAACTGTCTCAGAATCAttaaacatgacattaaaaaaagatgttATTATATAGTAATACCCATGTATTTTGTTTCAATTTAATTTGACTAAAATAAAGATTCCCATGTTGTTTTTAActgagtttgtggttgtacacACTTTCCAAATGATCTCTATTATAACAGTTttaacacatccaataaatgtgCCTTCCCtgttaaagatgtgtaaaatgcCTTTAAAATAAAGGCTTCTTTTATCACAGTAGCATAATCTTATGACAAATCTAGAACAAAATCTAATCTGAACATATTGAGGGGAAAGAAACACCTAACCCTGACAGAATTTTTAATTAAACGTACCTTTTATCCACACAGTCATAAATAGGTGCAATATGTTAGAAGAAGGTACATTTGATCCCCACTTATTTTACAGTTACAGCATCAAGGGTACTATTTCTGGTAGCATTTGTGAGGGGCTAAATCTGCTTCCGCTGCATagggtttattttttattttttacaagcaGGAGCAAGATTCAGCATAATGAGCTGACAGGTTGCTGGAAATGATTGGTCCCTCTGGGTAGCATGAGAAAGCTGCTGTGTGTATATATCAGGTATTCAGACATCTGTTGGCAGGATCATTCAGTCACAGCGTGCACATTGGAGGTTTCAGCCAATGGGACCTTACTGGTGCTGATTTCCATTATCACAGAAACATGAAACTGTGAGATGACATTTCCAAGGATTGGTTACTGTCAGTTTTTACAATGCTGAGACAGGCGTTCTTGGCGTGTACCTTTGAAGACTTGGAGTATAACATACTGAAGGGTTTCTGTTTCACTGTTACCAGAGTAAATCATTAGCGGAGGAGAGGCTTGAGGACATGCAGGTTTCTGTAGGTATTGGTCTTTCAGTCTCAAATGCAGACTGAGGTTTGAATCCAATTTGTACTGGTTTCCATATAAGTGACATTTCAATGGCCAGCGTGACGCCTTAAAATGAATGGTTGTCATGGAAACCTGGTGACCAtaagatgccactctttgctgcagttcctTTATCACTAAGCTTAGAGATTTATTGTTGGCCTCCCTCACCATCCTTCTCACGGTGCGTGGTGGTCAGACAAATGTGGGAGCTCGTCCAGCCTTGTTTTGGCAACGTTTAGTTGTTTGAAAATTTTCTTTGACTGGAGATATGGGAATGTTTTAATTACTTAGCTATTTTCTTGACTAATTCAGATTAAAATGTGCTCTAGctgaatggcatgttctcttgtcttgtTGATTTTGAAGAGTTGCAGACAGacaaaaaggaaggaaggaattaTTCATGGCAAATATATTTGCCATATTCATGGCaaaaaaacagattatattCTATTGAGAAAAACcttactaaacaaaataaaaatgactccTTGTATGTTCAGTGTAATTCTGTTGTAGAAATTTCATGCAGATATGTCATAAAAATGCTGCCAATCTACTAAAAACTTTTTCATTGCCTTAATATTTCCAAATACTACACAGATCTGTATTAGTTTTGACCAAAGTTATTAAGAGCAACTGTGAAGGGTCTGAAAAGCAGCATGCTGCAGGGTGCAGAGTAGACCCCTGGGCTATAGGCCTCGGTAGGCCAGTGGTGCTTAAAAGACAGGCAGCTCGTAACTTGCtaaccctagtcctaaaccctTATTTTATTAAGGGTGATGGGTGGAGCTCATTTTGGTAATGCCATCAGTTTAGTACCTGATTATTGTCAGAGAAATGTTCtgctttttacttatttatcaCACCTCTGACCAATCAATATTCAGGTTTATAATGTCTCCTCAACTCAAGGGACTAACCAGAGTTGTGCCCCAATATAAGATACATTAATGCATAGACCTTCATTTCTCTTCTCAAGGtgaattatgtagtaaaaaaaaaatcaatcattGCTTCAACTTTGAACGAACTGTCATCAGAGCTGCTCGGGTTAAAAATCTAACAtggaatgaaaagaaaaaaattgcatATCACTGCGGACCAGTTGACAGCACTTTTACATATGGAAATATTTCCTTTTCTGGTCATGATGCACTGTAATCTGGTCACTTTATGCCCTAAAAACGACGGCAAGCCTCAAAAAATCACAATCCAGACTCAGAAGAACGGTGGCCAGACCAGCCACATAgataagatttattttatttgacaattttttaattaaacacaatAACCGATGCACATTATATTACGATGTACACTTGTCAGCTTAGTGGTAAAGCTGCCAGTCTTTCAAGGCATTGACCAGCAGGTGACATTCTGTCTTCTGATGCACACAATATGTACAAGCTGAGGAGTGATGTGTGAGAAACTTCTTATGAATGAGACAGAGCACTACTGTCACATATGAGCTTAAGCGTATGAGGTGAAAACAATAAAGTCAGAGGGTGCTTTTCAATATTCTAATGCAGTTTAATTTCCTTTACTGGGAGCTTTCAAACTAAAACCCGAACTGGTTTTGATCTGCACACATAGAAGATTAAGAAGACCAATCTAGACTATTGAAAAGCACCCAAACTGGATAATTTTTTTATGCGAGCACCTGCAACTTCTTAAAATCTCAATTATGCATCAGCTAAAAACAGCTCATAGATAGTTCAAAGGACATACaacaaaagagaacaaagattCACAATTAAACggcaatatttttttaaactccaGACCCAGAATTTTTGTATAACATTCCCGATTTCCTTTTTCCCAAGACAAGAACAATCCTGCAACAATAAATACACCCCCCCTTTCCAAATCAGGACTTTCCCCCATGTTTTTCTAATCAAGTGTTAATCTGTGTGGAGTGACTTCATCACGTCCATcgtcagctgtgtgtgtgtgtgtgtgtgtgtttgtgtgtgtttgggaccCTTAAAATGCTCCCCCAGAGAGGTTGGACTAAGCGCTGAACCTTCACCAGATATACCCCCCATCATCCACTTCTCCcacctctccctcctcctcctcagcctCCTCTGCAGTCTCCTCGGCTTCTTTCTCCTCCTCGTCTTCCCATCCAACTGCACTGCCGAAATCCCCTGAATATGTCATTTCAGAATCTGCAAAAGAAAGCACGCAGAGAAAGTGAATTAagctactgtgtgtgtgtgtgtgtgtgtgtctgagtccTTTCTGTTTCAGAATATTGATGGCGGTGACAGCTAAGGGGGACATGTGTTTGACTTTGTCTGGGTTTTAATAGCTACTTCTAAACGGTGCCAGGGGAACCATTCTTATCAGGCGCCGGTTCCGTCCAACCAGTCCCCCCCCATTTATCTTGAAAGACTTTTCTCACAGCGACAAACAGCGCTTTAGAATGCCAATGACTTTAGACATTTAAATGAGGCACCAGTCTCTGAATCAAGCTGTGTTTCAGTGTGGCtcagttctttaaaaaaaaaaaaggggaccTTTACAAAAATGCTTGTGAGGTTGCCCCCCCGGCAACCTCACAAGCATTTTTGTAAAGGAGCGAGCAGGTATGCTATGGTTACTTAGAGCTGTGTTTCTATCATTCAAATCCCAACATAAAAACTTTATGAAGTCCTTGACAGCTGTAAAATCTGCAGGACTTACCACAATTCGGCTTGCCGCGAATCCTTGACCCTGCTAATTCTCCTCCGTTCTGGTCAACGCACCAGCACTCGCCTCTGTCGCATTGCTGCTTCCTGTAGTAGCCGTCCTCGTTGCAGCTGGGGATGAATCGACCTGGATCAACCACATACACAAGCTTAAATCAGTCAGGCGTGGACCTTACCTTGCAAACCAGGTTGTTTCTATCCCCACGATAGAGACCACAGGATTTGCTTGTATTGAGGTATCAAGATGAGATTCTGCAACCAGTGGCTTTCCATTATTGCAAGTTCATACAGTGTTTCTTGTCCCCTTTTGCCCAGCCATGAGCGCTTCCACCAcagtcttcctcttcctctgttcaGCATCCGACTCTAAGTGCAATAACACCTGTAACTTGCTGTTCATGTATTGATGGATTAATATGTCTTCCGTATCTTTCTGATGCGATTATGCTGCACCATCAAGTCATGCAGTCTGGCATCCTCCGTTGTGCAATTTGACAAGAAGGCCTACTATCGAGGCCCCTGTTTATTAAATTAAGACACTGTTGAGTTCCCAATATGTCTCGTTTCTTCGAACTTCAATTATTCAATCCAATAAATGATGCCAAGCAAGAGTCAGTTGCAGAATTAGCTATTTGGTAATGATAAAATTTTCATGGGCATAACCCACATACTTGACTCTGGTGCTCAACGCACAAatgcatttcaagcaaaaagTGGCATCATTTAAAGGCGTTCCAGTTGCTTTCCATTATTGCAACATGTAAAGTGTACATAGAAAAAGATGGAACTATCCTTTACTCTCCGAAATTAGGCCAATTTAGAAGTGCCTTAACCTTTCATAATATCTGGTGGTCAAGGTGCTCTGgtggtgatggatggatggacagttTATATACAGTTGTTTATAAACTGTTTGACAATTTGGATCTTTTGAAGGAAAGATGCATAGGGGCAGGCCTGAGTTTGAGCTGAAAGACAGCTTCTTAGTGGGAATGCATCATTTTCTCAGTTCTCAAACCGGTCTACTCCTCGCCAGAACTAAAAGAATGTCACAGAGATGGAAGAAATACAGGCAAACAAGGCTGTAATGGTTTATTTTTGGACTGTACCATTCACACCTAAGCAGGAAAATTACATTTCTCAGATATAGACAGAttggttggaaaatgaaatattccataaactctttactatgtggtaaaataaataaatagaagccAAATCAGAGAATTCATCCAATCTTTCAGGGGAACATTTGAGTGTCTTGCTGGCAGGCAGCTCTCTGCTTGCCACCCTGTGTCCTTGGAGAGTCCTGACTCAGAGCCCAGTCAGCCAACCAAATTCTGCAGTGCatacacactctcacacactgATATCCAAATATGCACATTTAAATGACGTCC
This genomic stretch from Girardinichthys multiradiatus isolate DD_20200921_A chromosome 22, DD_fGirMul_XY1, whole genome shotgun sequence harbors:
- the tysnd1 gene encoding peroxisomal leader peptide-processing protease, whose product is MELTDVEKCCCVVKVSGTPGRKPASCSGVIVDPRSGTVVCTGLPFSRFVTDRELLSSDTEILFPRSFSDTLKIRVCFSDSKRSKPTRHREVSGELLMLVNCVEFKQAFLGVFQEADQWRFHGDDEDTELIRDAQSLSWFAVLRVCLVVENSKDPGPIPWQSSSFIPKGCPVVACGSPFGSLCLDLFLSTLSRGIISNLAGEDNAVILTDARCLPGTEGGGLFVVEAPDNVHLIGLIVSPFGWKSNEWIGITLVCSVHLIFRNIIRYTGFQDRLCGVCLQPGEADIHVSNTAQVSEAVRYPTVCFVDSGQVWGSGVVVTTKLVATCRHVVSGKSSVALKFHQGGRVRDAVGDVLFSTKASSPYDLALIELRVSVPEAVIPRMSQNFDLGEAVVVVGYGGLGRVCGPSLSSGVLSKVICLNRQPVMLQTTCAVQAGASGGAVVQKHSGKLLGIVSSNARDLAARVTYPHLNFIIPVLVFQRLLQEFHQTRNVNVFSVLNTTEKDVRRVWRLQGAQSKL